In a genomic window of Paraburkholderia phenazinium:
- a CDS encoding PDR/VanB family oxidoreductase produces the protein MSAERLKARVRTLRYEATRIVSVELVPTGNTTFPSFTAGAHIDLHLPNGIVRSYSLVNAQTEVDRYVIAVLDEPDSRGGSRYIHELLRCGAQIEIGSPRNQFALDESATSSALIAGGIGITAILCMARRLRALRRDVRVAYAARSRVDAAFVDDLKSLGIEVELHFSDEHHGRRFDMDAWLATRPDGTHAYCCGPKSMIDAFELACERASIRDVHLERFHPVEGAVAASTETYVVELARSGRTIEVAPGASLLDTLLKEGVDIDYSCREGICGACEVRVVAGQPVHRDSILNAAQREANEVMYMCVSHGTCSSRRNERLVLDL, from the coding sequence ATGAGTGCTGAACGACTCAAAGCACGGGTGCGGACGCTGCGATACGAAGCGACGCGCATTGTGAGCGTGGAACTCGTGCCGACCGGCAACACGACGTTTCCATCTTTCACTGCTGGCGCGCATATCGATCTGCATCTGCCCAATGGAATCGTACGAAGCTATTCACTCGTGAACGCGCAAACCGAAGTTGACCGGTATGTGATTGCTGTCCTCGACGAGCCGGATAGCCGCGGCGGATCCCGTTATATCCACGAGTTGTTGCGTTGTGGCGCACAGATCGAAATCGGCTCGCCGCGTAATCAGTTCGCACTCGACGAGTCGGCGACCTCGAGCGCATTGATTGCGGGCGGCATCGGAATTACCGCGATTCTCTGCATGGCGCGTCGATTGCGCGCGCTGCGCCGTGATGTTCGCGTCGCGTATGCGGCGCGCTCTCGCGTGGATGCAGCGTTTGTCGATGATTTGAAGTCGCTCGGCATCGAGGTCGAATTGCACTTTAGCGACGAGCACCATGGTCGGCGGTTCGACATGGATGCATGGCTTGCTACGCGGCCTGATGGCACGCATGCGTATTGCTGCGGCCCGAAGTCGATGATCGATGCGTTCGAACTGGCGTGCGAGCGAGCGTCGATTCGTGACGTGCATCTTGAGCGGTTTCATCCCGTCGAAGGCGCCGTGGCTGCTTCAACGGAAACCTATGTGGTCGAACTGGCGCGCAGTGGCCGGACAATCGAGGTAGCGCCGGGCGCCAGCCTATTGGATACGTTGCTCAAGGAAGGTGTCGACATTGACTATAGTTGCAGGGAAGGTATCTGCGGGGCGTGCGAGGTCCGTGTCGTGGCCGGACAACCAGTGCATCGCGACAGCATCCTGAACGCGGCGCAGCGCGAGGCCAATGAAGTGATGTACATGTGCGTATCTCACGGTACATGTTCCTCGAGGCGGAATGAGCGGCTTGTGCTTGATCTTTGA
- a CDS encoding SDR family NAD(P)-dependent oxidoreductase — MMNTSGAKQEMPVALITGASSGTGREIALTLASEGYRVALAGRRLDALNETAACIFEAGGTAQAFAFDLMNEQAVADALGAVLEWSDRRIDVLVNAAAIPGAVEVPIGKLPIAEFDAMISTNLRGPFLTMTYLLPVMIERGYGRIINIGGNHGMRGRAGRVGYTSSKWGLRGLTRCAALEAGRSGVTVNYIAPGPIAVDRMKRGWAERGRRDGVDTSTAVARYTAEMGPALGKLNEPWDIAAMVSFLASEGGRNITGQELVIDGGIVV, encoded by the coding sequence ATGATGAACACCTCTGGAGCGAAGCAGGAGATGCCCGTCGCGCTGATCACCGGCGCTTCGAGCGGAACGGGACGCGAAATCGCGTTGACGCTGGCGTCTGAAGGATATCGCGTCGCGTTGGCAGGACGCCGCCTCGATGCGCTGAACGAGACGGCGGCTTGCATCTTCGAAGCGGGCGGTACGGCGCAGGCCTTTGCGTTCGACCTGATGAACGAGCAAGCGGTGGCCGACGCATTGGGGGCGGTTCTCGAGTGGTCCGACAGGCGCATCGATGTACTCGTGAATGCCGCGGCTATTCCAGGGGCCGTTGAAGTGCCGATTGGAAAACTGCCGATCGCCGAATTCGACGCCATGATCAGCACCAACCTGCGCGGCCCGTTCCTGACGATGACGTATCTTCTGCCTGTGATGATCGAGCGGGGCTACGGGCGGATCATCAACATTGGCGGCAATCACGGCATGCGTGGACGGGCAGGGCGGGTCGGCTACACGTCGTCGAAGTGGGGACTGCGTGGACTGACGCGTTGCGCCGCGCTCGAAGCGGGACGTTCAGGGGTGACGGTCAACTACATTGCGCCGGGACCGATTGCCGTCGATCGCATGAAACGCGGGTGGGCCGAGCGCGGTCGTCGCGATGGGGTGGATACGTCCACTGCGGTTGCGCGCTATACGGCCGAGATGGGTCCCGCATTGGGCAAGCTGAACGAGCCTTGGGATATCGCTGCAATGGTGTCGTTTCTTGCCAGCGAGGGTGGACGAAATATCACGGGGCAGGAACTGGTGATCGACGGGGGGATCGTCGTCTAG
- a CDS encoding phytanoyl-CoA dioxygenase family protein — protein sequence MNSETFDAAVEHYQERGYVVMPGLLGDHVTQALRALTDRLMADAVDDDAHRAIFDFEDAQGGEKPPIQRMKKPHRVDPFYFELARNPDVLGFVRRVVGDAVRLNHSKINVKAARVGSTLEWHQDWAFAPHTNMSTCVASVMIDDAFVENGAMQVLSGSHLGPLHEHHDSEDRFVGAIDPSTKGLDFSTAQPLVGKAGTVAFHHPMTVHGSGLNRSGSPRRILFLEFAAVDAWPLFYHVDWNEYNSRIVLGEPTSRVRIEPNPLTLPFPSEGSSIYKTQTMARSRFFDTVTNP from the coding sequence TTGAATAGCGAAACATTCGACGCTGCGGTCGAACATTATCAGGAACGCGGCTATGTCGTGATGCCGGGCTTGCTCGGCGATCACGTGACCCAGGCGCTGCGCGCGCTGACCGACCGGTTAATGGCCGATGCGGTGGATGACGATGCGCATCGAGCGATTTTCGATTTCGAAGACGCGCAGGGCGGCGAAAAGCCGCCGATCCAGCGCATGAAGAAGCCCCATCGCGTGGACCCGTTCTATTTCGAACTCGCTCGCAATCCGGACGTGCTAGGTTTTGTCCGCCGTGTGGTGGGCGACGCGGTGCGCCTCAATCACAGCAAGATCAATGTGAAGGCTGCACGGGTCGGTTCGACCCTCGAGTGGCATCAGGACTGGGCGTTTGCGCCGCACACCAATATGTCGACCTGCGTGGCGTCGGTGATGATCGACGACGCGTTTGTCGAAAACGGTGCCATGCAGGTGTTGTCGGGCAGTCACCTTGGACCCTTGCATGAGCATCATGACAGCGAGGACCGGTTCGTCGGCGCGATTGATCCGTCAACCAAGGGTCTTGATTTTTCGACTGCGCAACCGCTGGTGGGAAAGGCGGGGACGGTTGCGTTTCATCATCCGATGACGGTGCACGGTTCTGGCCTGAACCGGTCGGGCTCGCCGCGCCGCATACTGTTTCTGGAGTTCGCCGCAGTGGACGCGTGGCCGTTGTTCTATCACGTCGACTGGAACGAATATAACTCGCGAATCGTGCTGGGTGAGCCGACGAGCCGCGTGCGTATCGAACCAAACCCGCTGACCTTACCGTTCCCGAGTGAAGGCAGTTCGATCTACAAGACGCAGACGATGGCGCGCTCGCGTTTCTTCGACACGGTTACGAACCCATGA